A single genomic interval of Croceibacter atlanticus HTCC2559 harbors:
- a CDS encoding LOG family protein translates to MTNEQHHKGWNEIKTNDSWALFKIMGEFVNGFERMSQIGPCVSIFGSARTKPDHKYYKLAVDVAEKIVQHGYGVITGGGPGIMEAGNKGAHLAGGTSVGLNIDLPFEQHDNPYIDSDKSLDFDYFFVRKVMFVKYSQGFVVMPGGFGTLDELFEAITLIQTTKIQKFPIILVGTDFWSGLVDWVRNTLLDSFQNISAHDMDLVQVVDTADEVLDILDKFYDEFNLSPNF, encoded by the coding sequence ATGACAAACGAACAACACCATAAAGGTTGGAATGAGATAAAAACAAATGATTCTTGGGCTCTGTTCAAGATAATGGGTGAATTTGTAAATGGATTTGAACGCATGAGCCAGATAGGACCTTGTGTTTCTATATTTGGATCTGCTCGTACAAAACCAGACCATAAGTATTATAAGCTAGCAGTTGATGTTGCAGAGAAAATTGTACAACACGGTTATGGTGTTATTACTGGTGGTGGACCAGGAATTATGGAAGCTGGTAATAAAGGTGCGCACCTAGCTGGCGGTACATCTGTAGGGTTAAATATAGATTTACCTTTTGAACAACATGACAATCCTTATATAGACTCAGACAAGAGTTTAGATTTTGATTACTTCTTTGTAAGAAAAGTAATGTTTGTAAAATACTCACAAGGTTTCGTGGTTATGCCAGGTGGTTTTGGAACTCTAGATGAACTTTTTGAAGCAATAACATTAATACAAACTACTAAAATTCAAAAATTCCCAATAATATTGGTTGGTACAGATTTTTGGAGTGGTTTAGTAGATTGGGTTCGTAATACCTTGTTAGACAGCTTTCAAAATATTAGTGCACATGACATGGACCTTGTGCAAGTTGTAGACACCGCAGACGAAGTCTTAGATATCCTAGATAAATTCTACGATGAGTTTAATTTAAGTCCTAACTTCTAA
- a CDS encoding ATP-dependent helicase: MIDYLKGLNDAQRAPVLQKDGAMIVIAGAGSGKTRVLTMRIAHLMKNGVDPFNILSLTFTNKAAKEMKKRISEIVGASEAKNLWMGTFHSIFAKILRFEADKLGYPSNFTIYDTQDSQSLIRAIIKEMHLDKDVYKYKQVYSRISSYKNSLITVKAYFQNPELIEADAMAKRPRLGDIYKEYVERCFKAGAMDFDDLLLRTNELLNRFPEVLNKYQNRFKYILVDEYQDTNHSQYLIVRALSDKFQNICVVGDDAQSIYAFRGANINNILNFQRDYDNVEMYRLEQNYRSTKNIVNAANSIIDKNKTKLDKVVWTANDEGPKIRVNRLINDGEEGRFVASSIFENKMEHQLRNGQFAILYRTNAQSRAMEDALRKKDIPYRIYGGLSFYQRKEIKDVISYLRLIANPNDEEALKRVINYPTRGIGQTTIDKVAIAANHYKRSMFEVMANIDKVDIGVNTGTKNKLKNFVNMIHHFQILNKESDAFSVAEAVAKKTGLIQDLKKDGTPEGVARIENVEELLNGIKDFVEGQVELADATGSLAEFLEDIALATDMDKEVGDDDRVALMTIHLAKGLEFPYVYIVGMEEDLFPSAMSMNTRSELEEERRLFYVALTRAEKQAYLTYTQSRYRWGKLIDAEPSRFIEEIDEQYIDWMIPQDDYKYKPLVSPDLWGDVDKSKFRQTKPKKGTPPPSHKPTDEQLRKLRRLRPTDASKEVQKAAPISLSEGQMVEHMRFGKGKVIKIEGVGQDKKAEIDFENGGLKKLLLRFAKLKMLD, encoded by the coding sequence TTGATAGATTATTTAAAAGGATTAAATGACGCACAACGTGCACCAGTACTGCAAAAGGACGGTGCAATGATTGTGATAGCAGGTGCCGGATCTGGTAAAACAAGAGTGCTTACCATGCGTATAGCACACTTAATGAAAAATGGGGTAGACCCATTTAATATTTTGTCGCTTACGTTTACTAACAAAGCGGCAAAAGAAATGAAGAAACGTATTTCTGAAATTGTTGGCGCCAGTGAAGCTAAGAATTTATGGATGGGAACCTTTCACTCCATATTTGCAAAGATTTTAAGATTTGAAGCAGATAAGTTAGGATATCCTTCTAACTTCACTATTTATGACACTCAAGACTCTCAAAGTCTTATTCGTGCCATAATAAAAGAAATGCATCTTGATAAAGATGTGTATAAATACAAACAGGTTTACTCTCGCATTTCATCTTATAAAAACAGTTTAATTACAGTTAAGGCGTATTTTCAAAACCCAGAATTAATTGAAGCAGATGCGATGGCAAAACGCCCAAGATTAGGCGATATATACAAGGAGTATGTAGAGCGTTGCTTTAAAGCAGGCGCTATGGATTTTGATGATTTGTTATTAAGAACCAATGAGCTTTTAAATAGGTTTCCTGAAGTGCTTAATAAATATCAAAACCGTTTTAAATATATATTGGTAGATGAGTACCAGGATACAAACCACTCTCAGTATCTTATTGTTAGAGCACTTTCAGATAAATTTCAGAATATTTGTGTGGTAGGAGATGATGCGCAAAGTATTTACGCCTTTAGAGGTGCCAATATTAATAACATTCTAAACTTTCAACGGGATTATGATAATGTTGAAATGTACCGACTAGAGCAAAATTACAGATCAACAAAGAACATTGTAAACGCTGCAAATTCTATCATAGATAAAAACAAAACCAAACTAGATAAAGTTGTTTGGACTGCTAATGATGAAGGTCCTAAAATTCGTGTAAATAGACTTATAAATGACGGTGAAGAAGGCCGTTTTGTTGCAAGTTCTATTTTTGAGAATAAAATGGAACACCAATTAAGAAATGGTCAATTTGCAATTCTTTACCGTACAAATGCGCAATCTAGAGCAATGGAAGATGCGTTGCGTAAAAAAGATATTCCTTATAGGATTTACGGTGGTTTGTCATTTTACCAGCGTAAGGAAATTAAAGATGTAATTTCATACTTACGTCTTATTGCAAACCCTAATGATGAAGAAGCCTTAAAACGTGTAATAAATTATCCAACTCGTGGTATAGGACAAACTACTATAGATAAAGTTGCTATTGCTGCCAACCACTACAAACGCTCTATGTTTGAGGTTATGGCTAATATAGACAAAGTAGATATTGGCGTAAATACAGGAACTAAAAACAAGCTTAAGAATTTTGTGAATATGATTCACCATTTCCAAATTCTTAATAAAGAAAGCGATGCGTTTAGTGTAGCAGAAGCTGTTGCAAAAAAAACAGGTTTAATTCAGGATCTTAAAAAAGATGGCACTCCAGAAGGTGTTGCACGTATTGAGAATGTTGAAGAACTCTTAAATGGTATTAAAGATTTTGTTGAAGGCCAAGTAGAACTAGCCGATGCAACAGGAAGTCTTGCCGAGTTTTTAGAAGATATTGCACTTGCTACAGATATGGATAAAGAGGTAGGAGATGATGATCGTGTTGCACTTATGACCATTCACTTAGCCAAAGGATTAGAGTTTCCTTATGTATACATAGTTGGTATGGAAGAAGACTTATTTCCTAGTGCTATGAGTATGAATACAAGGTCTGAACTTGAGGAAGAACGTCGTTTATTTTATGTAGCACTCACTAGAGCAGAAAAACAAGCCTATTTAACCTACACACAAAGTAGATACCGTTGGGGAAAGTTAATAGATGCTGAACCTAGTAGATTTATTGAGGAAATAGATGAACAGTATATTGACTGGATGATACCTCAAGACGATTATAAGTATAAACCACTTGTTAGCCCAGATCTTTGGGGAGACGTAGATAAGAGTAAATTTAGACAAACAAAACCTAAAAAGGGAACGCCACCACCAAGTCACAAACCTACAGATGAGCAATTAAGAAAACTTAGAAGGTTAAGACCTACAGATGCTTCTAAAGAAGTTCAAAAAGCGGCACCAATTTCTTTATCTGAAGGACAAATGGTAGAGCATATGCGCTTTGGTAAAGGAAAAGTTATTAAAATTGAAGGCGTTGGCCAAGATAAAAAAGCAGAAATAGATTTTGAAAACGGCGGTCTTAAAAAACTGTTGTTACGTTTTGCAAAACTTAAAATGTTAGACTAA
- a CDS encoding PQQ-dependent sugar dehydrogenase codes for MKYITTLLCFAVLMSCKSKLSKEEKETIAETASPVTVETAIGPLTLEAPFSSKSVTKNSKVIAWPEGQTPLAPEGFKVTRFADELEHPRWTYIAPNNDIFVTESNTKNSANRISLLRDNDNDGEIDERFVFKEGLNQPFGMLIINDTFYVANTDGLYSFPYTEGDTSLKGEGTKIVELSASGYNNHWTRNIITNKAKDKIYISVGSASNVGEQGMEKEDRRATILEVNLDGSGEITYASGLRNPVGMDWNPVTGELWTAVNERDKLGNNLVPDYITSVKKGGWYGWPYSYYGQINDPRWKDEPHQDLVDKAIMPDVPVGNHTASLGLTFYTADQFPETYKNGAFVGQHGSWNRAEFSGYKVLYVPFNNGKPQKPQDFLTGFIASEEESTVYGRPVCVAVAPDGSLLVNDDDAGIIWKVSAK; via the coding sequence ATGAAATATATAACAACATTACTTTGTTTTGCAGTGTTAATGAGCTGTAAATCTAAACTTAGCAAAGAGGAAAAAGAAACTATTGCAGAAACAGCATCGCCAGTTACGGTTGAAACCGCAATAGGTCCATTAACACTTGAAGCTCCATTCTCCAGTAAATCTGTAACAAAAAACAGTAAAGTAATTGCTTGGCCAGAAGGCCAAACACCACTTGCTCCAGAAGGATTTAAGGTCACTCGTTTTGCAGATGAGTTAGAACACCCAAGATGGACTTACATTGCGCCAAATAACGATATTTTCGTAACAGAAAGTAACACTAAAAATAGTGCTAATAGAATTTCACTTTTAAGAGATAATGATAACGATGGTGAAATAGATGAACGTTTTGTTTTTAAGGAAGGCTTAAATCAACCTTTTGGTATGCTTATTATTAATGATACATTTTATGTAGCTAATACAGATGGCTTGTACAGTTTTCCATACACCGAAGGTGATACTAGTTTAAAAGGTGAAGGTACTAAGATTGTTGAGCTTTCAGCTAGTGGTTATAACAACCATTGGACACGAAATATTATCACTAATAAAGCTAAGGACAAAATATACATCTCTGTTGGTTCTGCTAGTAATGTAGGAGAGCAAGGCATGGAAAAAGAAGACCGTCGTGCTACAATTCTAGAAGTTAACCTAGACGGCTCTGGTGAAATTACTTATGCAAGTGGATTAAGAAACCCAGTTGGAATGGATTGGAATCCTGTTACCGGAGAATTATGGACAGCAGTAAACGAACGTGATAAGTTAGGAAACAACCTTGTACCAGATTATATTACAAGTGTAAAAAAAGGTGGTTGGTACGGCTGGCCTTATAGCTATTATGGACAAATAAATGATCCTAGATGGAAAGACGAACCACACCAAGATTTGGTAGATAAAGCAATAATGCCAGATGTTCCTGTTGGTAACCATACCGCATCTTTAGGTTTAACATTTTATACGGCAGATCAATTTCCTGAAACATATAAAAATGGTGCATTTGTAGGCCAACACGGTTCTTGGAATAGAGCAGAATTTTCTGGATACAAAGTACTGTATGTTCCATTTAACAATGGTAAGCCCCAAAAACCACAAGACTTTTTAACTGGCTTTATTGCTTCAGAAGAAGAAAGTACGGTGTATGGTCGTCCTGTTTGTGTAGCTGTAGCGCCAGATGGTAGCCTTTTAGTAAATGATGATGATGCAGGAATCATCTGGAAAGTTTCAGCTAAATAG
- a CDS encoding NAD(P)-dependent alcohol dehydrogenase: MSTIKAYGAKSSDADLKEMTIERRDVTDRDVKIEISYCGVCHSDIHTVRNDWGGSKYPVVPGHEIIGRVIEVGSDVSNFKKGELVGVGCMVDSCRECSACKDDLEQFCEEGMVGTYNGKDKHLGGHTFGGYSETIVVDKYYVLKVPENLDEKAVAPLLCAGITTYSPLKHWNVKKGDKVGVIGLGGLGHMGIKIAAAMGAEVVMITTSPSKADDAKRLGASSVLISKNEDDMKKHKGSFDFLLNTVPVKHDINPYIQLLKRDSTMCMVGAIEPLEPMHGGGLIMGRKRVAGSLIGGIKETQEMLDFCGEHNIVSDVEMIDMDTINTAYERVTNSDVKYRFVIDMQSLKN; encoded by the coding sequence ATGAGTACTATAAAAGCATACGGCGCAAAGAGTAGTGATGCCGATTTAAAAGAAATGACTATTGAACGTAGAGACGTTACAGATCGCGATGTAAAAATTGAGATTTCCTACTGCGGTGTTTGTCATAGTGATATACATACAGTAAGAAACGATTGGGGTGGCTCTAAATATCCTGTTGTTCCAGGACATGAAATTATTGGTCGCGTTATAGAAGTAGGAAGTGATGTTTCTAACTTTAAAAAAGGCGAGCTAGTAGGAGTAGGCTGTATGGTAGATTCTTGTAGAGAGTGTAGTGCTTGTAAAGACGATCTTGAACAATTTTGTGAAGAAGGAATGGTTGGCACATATAACGGTAAGGATAAGCACTTAGGTGGACATACCTTTGGTGGCTATTCTGAAACTATTGTTGTAGATAAATATTACGTACTTAAAGTACCAGAAAACTTAGACGAAAAAGCAGTAGCACCTTTACTATGTGCAGGAATAACAACGTATTCTCCTTTAAAACATTGGAATGTAAAGAAAGGTGATAAAGTAGGAGTTATAGGTCTTGGTGGTTTAGGTCATATGGGTATTAAAATAGCTGCAGCAATGGGAGCAGAAGTTGTAATGATTACAACATCACCTTCTAAAGCAGATGATGCAAAGCGTTTAGGCGCATCTTCAGTCTTAATCTCAAAGAATGAAGACGATATGAAAAAGCACAAAGGATCTTTTGATTTCTTGTTGAATACGGTTCCTGTAAAACACGATATTAATCCTTATATACAATTATTAAAACGTGATTCTACAATGTGTATGGTAGGTGCCATTGAACCTTTAGAGCCAATGCATGGTGGCGGATTAATAATGGGACGTAAGCGTGTTGCTGGTTCTCTTATTGGAGGTATTAAAGAAACACAGGAAATGTTAGATTTTTGTGGAGAACATAATATTGTGAGTGATGTAGAAATGATAGATATGGATACTATTAACACTGCTTACGAAAGAGTTACAAACTCAGATGTGAAATACCGTTTTGTAATCGATATGCAATCCTTGAAAAATTAA
- a CDS encoding GlmU family protein has translation MNYILFDGAHRDSLLPFTYTRPVAEIRIGILTIREKWEQYLGITTTTVTEDYLSKKWPMVEMEHNIMISASYLPNPNLVEQIKKLKVGQALVHDTEIVAFYTLEDEEKDLEDYQTIEIDSAPITVKHTWDIFSKNGDAIKEDYNLITEDRSSQPLSSSVFAVNPNNIFIEEGAKVFNVSLNAENGPIYIGKDAEVMEGSIIRGPFALCEHASTKLGTKIYGPTTVGPHSKVGGEVNNSVIFSYSNKGHDGFLGNSVLGEWCNIGADSNNSNLKNNYAEVRLWSYETEGFAKTGLQFCGLMMGDHSKCGINTMFNTGTVVGVSSNIFGAGFPRNFVPSFSWGGSAGTQTYLTKKAFEVAEIVMKRREIEFSDDDKAILEHVFEETAKFRRS, from the coding sequence ATGAATTATATTTTATTTGATGGTGCTCACAGAGATAGTTTATTACCTTTTACATATACAAGGCCAGTTGCCGAAATACGTATAGGAATATTAACTATTAGAGAAAAATGGGAACAGTATTTAGGCATTACTACTACAACAGTTACCGAAGATTATTTGTCTAAAAAATGGCCTATGGTAGAGATGGAACACAATATTATGATTAGTGCTTCCTATTTACCAAATCCTAATCTTGTAGAGCAGATTAAAAAGTTAAAAGTAGGACAAGCTCTTGTTCATGATACAGAGATTGTTGCTTTCTATACATTAGAGGATGAGGAAAAAGACCTGGAAGACTATCAAACTATTGAAATAGATTCTGCACCAATTACCGTTAAACACACTTGGGATATATTCTCCAAAAATGGTGATGCAATTAAAGAAGATTATAACTTAATTACAGAAGACAGATCTTCTCAACCACTGTCGTCTTCTGTATTTGCAGTAAACCCTAACAATATATTTATTGAAGAAGGTGCTAAAGTTTTTAATGTGTCATTAAATGCTGAAAACGGACCTATTTATATAGGTAAAGATGCAGAAGTGATGGAAGGCTCAATTATACGAGGTCCTTTTGCATTATGTGAACACGCAAGCACTAAACTTGGTACTAAAATATATGGACCGACAACTGTAGGACCACATAGTAAAGTAGGTGGAGAAGTTAATAACTCTGTTATATTTAGTTACAGTAATAAAGGCCACGATGGTTTTTTAGGGAATTCTGTGTTGGGAGAATGGTGTAATATAGGTGCAGACAGTAACAACTCTAACCTTAAAAATAATTACGCAGAAGTAAGACTGTGGAGCTATGAAACAGAAGGATTTGCAAAGACAGGACTTCAGTTTTGTGGATTAATGATGGGAGATCATTCTAAATGTGGAATAAACACAATGTTTAATACGGGTACAGTAGTAGGAGTAAGCTCTAATATCTTTGGCGCTGGTTTTCCTCGTAATTTTGTACCAAGTTTTAGTTGGGGTGGCAGTGCAGGAACACAAACCTATTTAACTAAAAAAGCTTTTGAAGTTGCTGAAATTGTGATGAAACGAAGAGAGATAGAATTTTCTGATGATGATAAAGCAATTTTAGAACACGTGTTCGAAGAAACGGCTAAGTTTAGAAGATCCTAA
- a CDS encoding gluzincin family metallopeptidase yields the protein MSIRKILLFFCLVASVNSLFAQHATSLNVKLNDDLHQLEIQQELTFVNTSADSLSEIYLLDWANSFSDKTTPLGKRFSEDYLRRFYFAKPEERGHTTIHKLTNSRSQDLVWERPKDKQDIIKVTLPTPLAPNASFEFKLTYTVKIPDEKFTRYGFYENGDLKLRYWYIRPSVYTTEWKAYSHKNLDDQFVPKSNITITIEVANDKVVTSSLNTSERVDGDKKIVTLTGNNRIENKLYITSENTFDKIITDYTSIETNIDDDDLPEEAKALAVDRILSYLDTELGSYPHEKILVTNEDYLANPVYGLNQLPDFINPFPDGFQYEIKLLKTITNNYLENTLLLNPREEKWVHDGIHIKILMDYVDRYYPKMKLLGSLSDFFGIRWFHAAELEFNDQYPYLFMNMARMNLDQALTTPTDSLVKFNQNIANAYKSGTGFEYLEDYLGTEEVKITMKEFYQNFKLKEVSSTDFMTLLQKNASKDLSWYFEDYVGTNKKIDFRIKRVKKTKDSLTVTIKNKRNAKMPVSLYGIKDGRVITKDWVEPFLGTQTVTIPRDSSERVALNYEGIIPEFNQRDNYKSVSKLTAKPIQFRLLQDIEDPKYAQTFFIPEFDYNIYDGVAIGLKMYNKAVLSKNLAYKISPKYGFGSNTIVGSASIYNTHYFDNSNLNAVRYGVGGTTFSYANDLFYRKYTPYLTFYFRDTYLRNNEKQRLNFRYVAVERDRDQLNVVDEPDYGVFNARYIYSNPNLVNYFSGYVDYQLSDSFSKISASATYRKLFLNNRQLNLRVFAGAFLYNDNTNSDYFSFALDRPTDYLFDYNYYGRSEESGLFSQQIIPAEGFFKSKLEPAFANQWMTTLNGSTNIWKWIFAYGDAGLIKNRGSNPKFVYDTGVRASLVADYFEIFFPVYSNNGWEIAQDNYDEKIRFIVTLDIQTLIKLFTREWY from the coding sequence TTGAGTATTAGGAAAATTCTCCTCTTTTTTTGTTTAGTAGCTTCTGTAAATAGTTTATTTGCACAACATGCTACGTCTCTTAATGTTAAATTAAATGATGACTTGCATCAATTAGAAATACAGCAAGAGCTAACCTTTGTAAACACCTCTGCAGATTCTTTATCTGAAATATACCTTTTAGATTGGGCCAATAGCTTTTCAGATAAAACAACACCATTAGGTAAACGTTTTTCAGAAGACTATCTGCGAAGATTTTATTTTGCCAAGCCAGAAGAACGTGGTCATACCACTATTCATAAGTTAACAAACTCTAGGTCTCAAGATTTAGTTTGGGAACGTCCTAAAGACAAGCAGGACATTATTAAGGTGACTTTACCTACACCACTTGCGCCAAACGCTTCGTTCGAGTTTAAATTAACGTACACTGTTAAAATACCCGACGAAAAATTTACACGCTATGGTTTTTATGAAAATGGTGATTTAAAGCTTAGATATTGGTATATAAGACCTTCTGTTTATACTACAGAGTGGAAAGCTTACAGCCATAAGAATTTAGATGATCAATTTGTGCCTAAAAGCAACATCACCATAACTATAGAAGTCGCCAACGATAAGGTTGTTACTTCTTCTTTAAATACTTCTGAACGTGTTGATGGTGACAAGAAAATTGTAACACTTACAGGAAATAATAGGATTGAGAACAAACTGTATATAACGAGTGAGAACACTTTTGATAAAATTATTACAGACTACACCTCTATTGAAACAAATATAGATGATGATGATTTACCAGAAGAAGCAAAAGCGCTAGCCGTAGATAGAATATTATCTTATTTAGATACAGAATTAGGTTCTTACCCTCACGAAAAGATACTTGTCACTAATGAAGACTATTTAGCCAACCCAGTATATGGCTTAAATCAATTACCAGATTTTATCAATCCCTTTCCAGATGGTTTTCAATATGAAATTAAGTTATTAAAAACCATAACCAACAATTACCTAGAAAACACTCTCCTACTAAACCCAAGAGAAGAAAAGTGGGTGCACGATGGTATACATATTAAAATCCTTATGGATTATGTAGATAGGTATTACCCAAAAATGAAACTCTTAGGTAGTTTAAGTGATTTTTTTGGAATACGTTGGTTTCACGCAGCAGAGTTAGAGTTTAATGACCAATACCCATATTTGTTTATGAATATGGCTCGTATGAATTTAGATCAAGCTTTAACTACGCCTACAGATTCATTGGTAAAGTTTAATCAGAATATAGCAAACGCTTATAAGTCTGGAACAGGTTTCGAGTATCTTGAAGATTACTTAGGTACTGAAGAGGTGAAGATTACAATGAAGGAGTTTTACCAAAACTTTAAGCTAAAAGAAGTTTCTTCAACAGATTTCATGACGTTGTTACAGAAGAACGCTTCCAAAGATTTATCTTGGTATTTTGAAGACTATGTAGGAACTAACAAAAAAATAGATTTTAGAATAAAGCGTGTAAAGAAAACTAAAGACTCGCTTACCGTAACAATAAAGAATAAAAGAAATGCTAAAATGCCTGTGTCTCTTTATGGTATTAAAGATGGCAGAGTAATAACCAAAGATTGGGTAGAACCCTTTTTAGGAACACAAACAGTTACAATACCTAGAGACAGTAGTGAGCGTGTTGCTTTAAACTATGAAGGCATAATCCCTGAATTTAATCAGCGTGATAATTATAAAAGTGTATCTAAGCTAACTGCAAAACCAATACAATTTAGACTTTTACAGGATATTGAAGATCCCAAATATGCACAAACATTCTTTATTCCAGAATTTGATTATAACATTTATGATGGTGTAGCTATTGGTTTAAAAATGTATAACAAAGCTGTATTAAGTAAAAATCTAGCCTACAAAATATCTCCTAAATATGGATTTGGAAGTAATACTATTGTTGGTTCAGCATCTATCTATAACACACATTATTTTGACAATAGTAATTTAAATGCTGTACGCTATGGTGTTGGCGGTACTACATTCTCTTATGCAAATGATTTATTTTATAGAAAATATACACCATACTTAACCTTTTATTTTAGAGATACCTACTTAAGAAATAATGAAAAGCAACGCCTTAATTTTAGGTATGTTGCTGTTGAAAGAGATAGAGATCAATTAAACGTTGTAGATGAGCCAGATTACGGTGTTTTTAATGCAAGATATATTTATAGTAACCCTAACCTAGTTAATTATTTTTCGGGTTATGTAGATTACCAATTATCTGATAGTTTTAGTAAGATTTCTGCCAGTGCCACTTATAGAAAGTTGTTCCTTAATAACAGGCAACTTAATTTAAGAGTGTTTGCTGGAGCTTTTTTATATAATGACAACACTAACTCAGACTACTTTAGCTTTGCTTTAGACAGGCCAACAGATTATCTGTTCGACTATAATTATTATGGCCGTAGTGAAGAATCTGGATTATTTAGCCAACAAATTATACCTGCAGAAGGTTTCTTTAAGTCTAAACTAGAACCTGCATTTGCAAACCAATGGATGACAACATTAAATGGAAGCACAAACATCTGGAAATGGATATTTGCATATGGTGATGCAGGCTTAATTAAAAATAGAGGTAGTAATCCAAAATTTGTTTATGACACTGGTGTACGAGCAAGCTTAGTTGCAGATTATTTTGAAATATTTTTTCCTGTATATTCAAATAATGGTTGGGAAATTGCTCAAGACAACTACGATGAAAAGATTAGGTTTATTGTCACGTTAGACATACAAACTCTAATAAAGCTCTTTACAAGAGAATGGTACTAA